CTCGCAGCAAATCGAATGTCAGTGTGCGCAGTCGAAAACCGCCCAGTCTCAGACGGCACAGACGACGGCTCGTCAAATGTCACCGAGCCCGAGCACATTACCGCCGAGACCGCCAAAACCGTCCCAACCGCCCTCACTGCCAACAACCAGTCAGTCCGTCACTGCCAAGAAGCCTAAAAAACCGCCAATGCCACTGCCTGCTGACCAGCAAATCTGCGTGCACGCTCGGAAACCTCAACAATCTCAACAAACGCAGCAGGCTCAGCAACAACCCGCAGCTCGCGGCGCTGCGGGACCTTACGAGAACTACGACATTCCCAAAACGATTCTGGGACATCACATGTTGTTGGAACAAGGTCCGCAACCGGAACAGTATTACGATACACCAAGGAAAATAAAGGAATGTCTCACACTGCCGAAAACTTATCCTAATTACGACACACCTCAGGTGCCGCAGGCTGTGGTCCTGCAAGGATGTGGATGTCCTGCGAAACTCACAGTACAGTCACCTAGATCTTCGGGATGCCCATGTCACAATGTTATGAGTTGGGCCGGCTTTGTCTTACCCTACTGTCGACGCGGCGCGGGAATCGAACCTACCGGCGTCACCGTTCATCCCGTGAAGCTCTCAGGTGAAGGCAAGATGCCGGTAGTAAACGCCAGTGGAGAAGTTTCCATTTACGCAACGGCCAGAAgggtaaataaaaatgaatccGCCGACGAGAAGTCTACGGAGAGCTGCGGCTGCGCCGCGGGAAATAAATCGAACAATTACGAGAACGTCGAGCCGGTAATAGATACGCAACCGGAAGCGAAGCAAGCGAATTATGTGAACATCGACTTTACGCAATCACTGGAGCATTACGAGAACAGCAAGGATGTTTTAACCAAGAGCAGTATCTCGCAGGAAGAGATTGAGAAATTCGCGGATCAATTGAAAGAACCAGCGCCCGAAGCGCCGAGCGACAATACCTCGAAAGTTTGCGAGAAATGCGGTCACGcgaaggaaaaggaaaacgaTTATTTGATCATGGATCCGGACAAGCAAACTCCGAAGAAACCGTTCCCTGCTTATTTACCGATGCAACCGGCTCACAACGCTTGTTCAAAGGAAATCTTGTCTAGGCTTTGCAGCGGCATCAAGAGTTCCAGTAATCCGACGTTATCGGGATCCACGTTGCTCGAGGTAAACAAGAAGCGTTCCGACTCGGAGTATCGTGTGCCAGGATCGGCGATGCTGTCCAGCCCGTATCTCAGGCGTCGTTATCTGGACGTGGGTAATGTTGCGGAGGCCGGTGGTAGCATAGGCATACTTCTCAGGAAACGATCTTACTCCGCGGAATCCGCGCATTACCTGGACGACGAGAGCAACACCTTTCCGTCCACGCTTACCATCCACAAGTGCTCGAGCGAAGCGGATAAGAACTCTTTGATAACCGGCGAGCCGCAGTGCGTCAACTCCGAAAGTAAGATCAGCGGTAATCACGAGAGCGGGCAGACGTTGACGGCCGCGTCTCAGCCGTCGTTCATTAAGATCCGACGCTCGTCGTCCGTACCATCCAAGACCGGGCACAATAGAGATTCCTCGAGCAGCAACGATTCCGGTGTTTCCACCGGCTCCTTGAGTCACCGTACGGCGGAATTCGTGGAGTTCGAGTTATCGTTAGCGGCACCCGTCGCCTCGACGGTAAAACAGAATATGCTATCGGTCTGCCGCAAAAGCCCACCGCCCACGTGTTATCACAGCAGCCTGCCGAGGAAGTCCAAGTCCAGCGATCCTCTCCGTGAAATTTCCTTCCAGTTCCAGAAGATCAAGATACCAACGAAATCTTCATCCGCGGAGGCCGACATACCCACGTGTTTACCGAAGACCACGAAGGGCTTCAACAGTCCCGGTGAAGTCTCCAATGCACCTTATATCGATTCACGAAGTACCAGCAGCGGTACTTCCGATATGTCAGATTACATCGAAACTTTGTCGTTGTCCTCACACTCTTCGTCCGATACGCCTGACAGTCTCAGGTAGGGTCTTAGGTAGCTGCAACTTTTGCGGAAGTTCTATTATCTTTCTTCtaacttcttaatttatatacgactccatcaaaatatataaagctcTATAGAATTATTGTTTCTTACAAATTGATAagatattaagaattttataactttcttttataaattcttttctatatataactttgttattgatttatttttagccgtgaaatttattactattttttattttgtaatatttataaatatgttttgattgaaatttataaaatatcaaatgaaTGGTTTTACTAATTCGCTATTTTGTTTCATGTAATTCGTTTagatattttagttttacagATGGCTGATTTTAGAGATATtgggtttttttttagattagatCGTATCTCCGTGTACTaccttaaaataaaaataatataaattggtTTTATGTGGACCGTAATAGTTTGGATAATTCATAAcgatgcaattaattatttctaataaattggTTCTTTGTACAactaatataagaaaatcatgtatgtttatatagaTTGGGAGGTAGAACGGTGGCAACAACTCTTCGACCTCGTAGCGGGAAGGAATACTATAAAATCGATCGAAGTATCTTGGTAGAACAGGGACGGATTCTCACAACAGCATCTGctaattatgcaaatatcaCTCCAGTGTTAGAAAAGAGCGAATCACCATCACCTGGTTACATGAGCAGTTCACCCTTTGAGCAACCACAACCCACTCGTGAACACTTTCTATTCCCCGAAGTAAGTACAGCAGTCTATAAGAAAATGGACTGCATCTagattgatttatataacattaaattgtaGTTCAATTGTATTTTGAAAGAAACAATTTGTGATTAGAAATGCAATCGCCTTAtctctacaattttttgatatgtaataattatgtcacatttttctttttgcaggaAGCTTGaacgtaataatattgtttggGAAAAAGAGGTAAAAACTTGAAGTTCCTAGGAATTCCAAACAAAATGAGTAAAAGTATTCACGGTAGAAATTATAATTGGGGCATTGTGACTATTTACACTATACGCGGATATCTGGGGTTACAAGTACACTTTCGAGGTATCATTCGACACACACCAATATATACGTAGTATAGTATGCCAAgtaatcaaaaatttataattcttaagAACACGAAAACGCTCTTCAACTAAATTCGGACGTTCGTTTCAATGATGTTTTCGTAAAGTCTTCCTCTAAAGAGCACAATCATAAtctaaagaatgtaaaaaaagaaacatctaCAAAAATCTAGGTACTAGCGTATAGTCGAAATAATGTCAGTAATCAAACACTTCCTACAACGACTCaaacaatttctaaaatatgctcaataagaaattaatagtttgtaTAGTAAGAATCCTGCCCTAGGGTAAAAGATGTGCATCTTATACTTTATATGGGTatatcgttttttaaatactttcttattttGTATGAGTATACTTCTATATAGACTATTGTACAGtcatctttgaaaaaatttaatgagatTAATAACTCTTAGACTTTCAAATcagaattcttaaaattttatggaaCGATAAAAGGTATAACAAAATTGTAACATTAGATCGTATCCCTTTTTGATTCTATAATTTGAAAACGTTGAATGCTagtttatatttgtttctaGATGTCACGAACTCGAATTAAAAGTGTATGAAATAGGAGTGACTTTAATGTGACAAATTTACAAAGCTTTGAAAACATCACAATTATAGTCGATTATTCTATATAGACTCTATGAAGTTTTAAGAATTCATATTTGGAAAATACCATTATAGAGACCGTTTGTTTGTActgattgaaaaaaatatctatccACATTCTGTACAACCAAAAAAATGCACTGAACGTAGTCAGTTGCATAGCATTCACAGGGTTTTCATACTTaaaagttactttttaaagattaagaTAAAGTGTTACAGCCTTTAATGGTCTTCTTTCTAATGGGACACACATGGTGTGTAAATACCAGAGTATCTGGGCAATCAAAGACGGCactatatatagaataatatagaCAAGTATTTCTGAATAAGATTTACGAAATGCGTAAAGATTGAGCTATTTCAGGATTTCGATAGTCGCCAATATGTCTGAATTTTAttgcaacatattttttaaaatctatttcttacatcttgatTGTTTTTATCAAATCTTTTTGATATAAAGTGAAATAACTTAATGCAAATGTaaaacgattttatttatgtttcttttGATTTCATTTATTGTTGCATTGTACTTAATGGATCATGtacttgaatatttaattgtgaTTAGTGTATACTGTACACACATTTCTACGAAGCGtttaccaaaaatatttatttctattttaacgGTGCATATtctattcaatatattaagaaCAAATAGATAAACTATgaaattaagtaatatatttacaacgattattttaactctagAGCTATATTCTATTtctaatatctttatttataagtacAAATATGCGTAcatattttgtgtatattttGGGCACACTTATTTTGTGCTTTTTCTATTCATATTTCTCTGAGCATTTATTATTCCGTTTTCATGAGAGGAGATTACAAATTTATGAGAAggaatataattcatataatattacacataCAGTAAATATATCATGCTGAGGAAGTTAGCATAATAGTGATATTAAACGCAATAATAAAACCTTAGagttatacatttataaggCCGATATAATTAATGCACACAGATTTCTGTTTCATAtccattatacattattatactaCCTGACAAgtaaatcaaattaatgtttatgaTCAAAATCATTGATGTTGCCATCATGATCCAATGCAGATTTGTAAGGATTGAACTTGCGGGACAATACATATTGTTAGATGTGTTATAGATTGCAACAgcattaataactttatatcaTAGCACAAAACATTGCTTTCTAATGTCTaagaaaatagagaagtttaacttttattttcttagatattagatattttcaAGAACCTTTCGGTATGAAGCAAAGTTGGCTTGTCGTTGCAGTCTTATCACATCTTGTTATATCATTCCTTAGCTAACATATGGAATTGTTTTTCCATTAGGCCAAATCTTAACACAACATTGTTTTgtacacgagaaaatattttttactcttaAAACTTTCTCCGCTTGTGTTCTATATACAATACACTGTTATAATAGCATAAAATCCGTAAAGTCTATTGCAATATGCATTAATTTAGATTGAAGACACAGTGTTCTTTCACAATGTGGAAAGATACGTGCaactgattttatataaattataaaagtattaaagagtAGTATTATTACAAGACTGAGAAATAGTTGGTGTAATGAGTGGTAGGAAATAACTACAGCGctagaatgtataatttatatgtacagGCCTATGCGAAAttgattatttgtaaaaaactaCCGATTCTTCTATTTATTGAGCATTTCTCCCAAAAAAGTTGACGCCATTATCTACTATTAACACGCAAACgaaaatattctctcttttggtcttttctttatttaaagtatatagaaattatagtTAACTGCATCAAATAGACAGTAGAAGCCTTAATGAAGTACCGTATACAAAAACAATTTGTAGAAAGTGATACTTGTAAGACACATTGAATTATGAGGAAGTTGCGTACATTGATTAGATACTTTACGCAAGTATGATACACAAAacaattgaatttatattccTCTGTATCTGGATTTTACGGTCCCAGGAAGttcataaattgtaatatcttcaaaaaaatgtACTCATAAGATAGAGAGCCGTCATATACCATGATCTGTATGTATGCGTTTGCACGCGCACACATAAATACGTATAACGAGAATGAGGAATTGCATGTATTTGAGCAAGAGTGTGTTGagtgcaaaatttttttacgtatgcAAATTTATCTATTACAGGAGtgatttttctgttttctttctttcttgttaattttctgtagatttttttatatcagtgCATTcgtgcattattaatatatgagaTGCAGtcaaattcatattattttgaatcAGAGATCGatcaaatatatcaattaaagattttttcgTCTTAAGTTCGAAGTAGAAAGTCACTCGTATAAACACATGCTAGTCAGGAATCAAGTACTATATTGTagtcattatatatttttactgcaaagaaattgtatattatgcATAGCTTAAAAATTAAGCACATGTCCGctgatttatttcattcttgGAATTATTTCTCAATTCGAAAGAATTATGGAccatatatttgttaatccATGAAAAAATGGAGAAgagaaatattgtattttatatcgatattgtattttataactataaagagtaataatgtaataagagcagattagataataaataagcaTGGCTTATTCGTTCTACCCTTGAATGAATGTTACTATTCTGTCCGCTCTTATCACAATTCTGTTCCGATTACTTGACGCTAAAAAaactacaatatttttttattaccgtAATTCAATCATTGTCTTATGAGTGTTATtcgtacttttatttaaaataaatacgtcaaatatatttataaaatatatctgaaaTACATGTGCTAGTTTTTAAGCGAGAAAAATCATATCTAAGATTTTACTAATGATacatattgattaattatatataaatacatatataaaattaatcagtatgcatatatatatacatacatatatcatatacatatatatatatatatataaactagaAATAAGTTTCAAAGGGTATTACCAATGCTCTATTCATAATCGATGTACATAGTTTTGATGTAGCCTTAgcatattaaatcttttattttgtgatTCAAGAATGTAGACATCGTAAAAGCGAATTTCAATTGTACATACTATGTATCACGACGAAATGCGCTCAAAATGTCTTCaaacagattttataaattattattgagatATAATAGCGATTTAGTTACTCCGTGAGTTgagaacattttataatatattggaATAAGCATTTAATCCGATTTAAGAATATACATTTCCGAAGTTATATATCCATAATATTGAAAACtcggtatattttaaatttcattatttcccGTTTATGTTTCACAccactttattatttttgttatagtatatatatgtcaGAAATTAAGACTGctttttattagattattgGATATGAAAAAGCTGCTTCAAAAACATACAACTGATTTAAATCGTCCCACGTTCAATCGCCAATACAACTTTTCATATCtgataaatcattaaaaatcaTTCTTATTTGACATGTAGTAATgcgtatttataattagaaaagCGAGATTCATTGAGTAATAGACTCACTTGATCGAAAAGCGAACACAAAATCTATTCTTTTGACAATCTGTTCtacaatgaaattttctttgtGTTTTAATAACACAAAGGAAGTATCAACACCTGTCAGTGCTCTTGTACTGCATGTCagttttatgaaaaagaaaaaataagataatgtgtagagaaattttaacataagaaaaagaagaatcgTCCaacaaaaactaatttttccCTCTTTACATACAAAGTCTTAAAAAGGTGTATACTGATGGCAAAATTTTTcgtcttgtaatttttttttttttaatatttgcgaAAGTTGCGCGTGGGCacatttaaactttaaattataacagGATGAAAGAAATGCTCAAGAAATGCTCGGTATTAGAAAGAAGAATGGATCCATATAAATACGGATATTCTAAAACgttcgaaataaattaaattgctaTTTGTATACACTTTTTGGTCTATCTTATATAGAAAAAGTTCCATGGTATAATACGTAGAACAGGCATTGTATTCTAAAACACACTCTTTCAGATGACTGGTGAGACTTTAACTCTGTTATCGagagattgaaaaatatataaaagccttcttattttctgaaatcaatataatgaaattgtgtgtgtgtatcacTAGGCCATCCCGCCAGATCGTAAGAAGAGTAATAGGGTATAAGTAACGACTAACGGAGCTTATAAAAATCGTATTAAATCGTCGAACGCATTTCACGAAGAGGGTATTTACTTCGAACTTTTGTAATCACGATAAGAAGATAAGCGAGGAGAtcaaacaaattataattaaattacactaTAGTGCgccgtaaaaataaattaaaactcgTACACAGTTTGTAGTAGCTGAAAGCATTGATTTACTAAGAAagtagaagaaataaagaacttaaaaaataactttgtgTTCTTTTGTTACATTTCCACAATCTGACAGATATCTATccataatgaaaatattattaaatattattttacgtgaaatgataaaattgtGTCATCTAAGAATAATATACAAGACTTTTATACGCGTATTCTTTTATCggtatctaaaataatattcgcattgtatattttgtttattattagtttattaaataaattatttaagtaatttaataactaatttaACAAAAGGAAGACAAATGTGCGATTGTTGTATGTTACAAATCAACGGGAAAGCAATTGTGTGCGCCTATATATatcaatcaaataaatttggcGATATGCGAAAGTTCTCttttgcttataaaataatacttgaaatattttatttatgtttattaattaataaaacgaaCTGTTTACTAAAAATCTTAAGGATTTCATTGTTCGAAAAAAGCATTACCGtaagttttaatttgttattgtcttattgttaattttgcgATATTCGTCGCTGCATCTTGCGGGGCGCGTgaattttattcattcataTCTCTATCTCTACGTATAATATTTGGCACAAGACATTAATTActgtgtctcttgataagcaaatataattaataaatatattactaatttgataaacaatttatattaatattaaattattattaaataatagcaagaaatatattatttattcgttaAGACGCTTGAAAGATCatagaaattatgaaaataattttagggTATGAGAAAAGCGAGAATCTCGAGTTTGGAGTCGTCTGTAATTCCTCAGAAATCGCTCCTGTTACGCGGGAAGCATGTTGAGCAAAGAAGTTGCAGGAGGTATTCGAACAGCGCGTAGCGGCAAAACGAGTTTGCAGTCGTTTGTAATTCCTCAGAAATCGCTCCTGTTACGCGGGAAGCATGATGAGCAAGGAAGTTGGTATTCCGGCAGCGCGCGCGGCACGCCTACCCCCACTTATTATCCACCGCCGTCGGAATGGCGCGCGGTACGGATCCCCAGTCCAGCCGACCACGACGGCCAATCAGAGCGCTGGCTGGTATGCACAGAAAAGGCAGTAAGCTCCCGCGCTCTGACCAATAGCGGCGTGACTAAGCGGAGGCAATATGGGGAGGCAACACCCTCGTTTAGAATATTTCCGTCAACCTCCTTGCTCAACATGCTATGCTGATACTTTTGCCGAATTAAACGCGAGTTTTCGACGCTAAGAATCGCCATTTTCGCCTACTTAAcctcttaataaataaaatatgtactttcaACCATTGTTATGATCTTTTGTGCATCTCTACGATACGTGatcaaattcttttaattgtttaaatttaacctATAAACACTAAAATACGaaatttcgtttattattagtatatttattaattatatttgtttaaattacaattacgtGACGCTTATGCGGCACGTAAAACGCTTCAACTCATTTCCCACGGTGATCATGGCACCGTAGTAAATTGAAAAAACCCGTAATGCATGTGTTTTTCTAGGAACAGCAAGatataacttatacattactttgataaaaaatttccaattatttaatagagatTAACAAGCTCATGAAACAAATTAGCGTTAATTGTGTCAACGTATAATTTCTGAGACTCGTTTAGCATCAGGCGACGGCATTCGTGTATAGCTCCTTTCTCTCGTTGCCTAGCATTACGCTATATATACAGTCTTTGAACGACTGGTGGCACTGTTTCGTTAACACCGCGACGGATACAGTTGCTTTCCGTCttttggtttttttatttagtccTCAAACTGCTGGTCCACTTCACTGCACTAAAGTCGTAACAGTTTGGAAGTCGGAACAGTTTATCGTCGACGAAGAACCACGCGATATAACTTTACACTCCAAAAATGAGCACCGAATTTTGTATGCCAGCACGTCAGCCACTATATagtacgaaatattttatatcataaacaCATATCAATagagtattttattaaattgtattaaaattaattaccgcGCTACATTGAACGTGCGCTCGCTTCCTCTTCGCTCGAACGTCGCCGTAAGAATGGCGATGAATAGCGAGACTGGCGCGGCAAGGTATAGGGGTGACGTCACGCGGCCTTGATAAACGCTGATAAACAAAGCAATTAAGCGCTCGAGCTACCGCATAACTATGTTACTACGTCAcgcaacgaaatatttaagcTTACaaaggaaataataattgtacgaTGTGTGCGGTGTGCGTTTAATATGTTAAGCCCattctacaatagccgtaaaGTATGCattaagacgtaagcagtaagctattgactaatgggatttttacaatccaAGAATGATCGGCTGTAGTTGGTCAATTTTTACTGCTTGCGTCTTAAAACATACttttacggctattgtagaatGGGCTTTATATCTCGTGTATTATTATCAAAGTAAATTCGGTACGTTCATGGATTTTTGTCGTGTATGATGTtacttgaagatatttttcgaaaatcgttGTGTATCGCGCGCGGATTTTCGGAGTTCTTTTCTTCTCGTTGATCGCACTTTCACACAGCATTCTAAAACTTATTATATCACTCGGCGCTCGAAGTTTCAAAATGCGACGAACAGCACCAGAATtccgagaaatacgtttattttaacattgttatgtgtTCTTTAATGAGGGGCATATGCTTCCTCTAACAGGATTAGGTAGACAATAAAGATGAGTTACAGAATgatgttgcataatgctagccgACGAGAAAGAGGTAGCAGCGAATGCCGTCGGagaggtaaaaaaaaactccgAAATGCAATGAACTCTTTATcgttcaattttattcaagaGAGCATAATTCACGTTATAGAACACATAAGAATAATGTTAGACTAAACATATCTCTCGAGATTCATTCGGCGTCGTTCGTCGCATTTCGGAGCTAC
This genomic stretch from Temnothorax longispinosus isolate EJ_2023e chromosome 9, Tlon_JGU_v1, whole genome shotgun sequence harbors:
- the LOC139818686 gene encoding uncharacterized protein; amino-acid sequence: MVDNSCIIEGNVKFRDGKKWKSRWCVMRKLSPVADCLHLQLYGDSKDRYKQGQTKASLSLQHFLGVESGFTLDKESNTIAIICQDVTVVLAFDTRERLIQWQVKISNNLGEDQQFLILISSVPSKAKFSNGPAHLHIQDRRFCITIGVPPRLVGIWEIAHLRRYGVVEGRFCFEGGSRCGRGEGLHVLITDQGDDIVKTLQLAAEGKLTTKKRSPLGREQLSLLDSPGRRQCSRAETRASDFFSSAVYSTSTYEEHCDSCKNESSPYWSSTESRQQTEIDGDYSCRDTVSISELPDQQPGSEWRSCSLTRQGAAGLERCASCISKLGTVSKSSTLITTTTMSGISSPAASTLNNLGCHLQPRTFDRLSLSSYSSSSHESDYSSSQQIECQCAQSKTAQSQTAQTTARQMSPSPSTLPPRPPKPSQPPSLPTTSQSVTAKKPKKPPMPLPADQQICVHARKPQQSQQTQQAQQQPAARGAAGPYENYDIPKTILGHHMLLEQGPQPEQYYDTPRKIKECLTLPKTYPNYDTPQVPQAVVLQGCGCPAKLTVQSPRSSGCPCHNVMSWAGFVLPYCRRGAGIEPTGVTVHPVKLSGEGKMPVVNASGEVSIYATARRVNKNESADEKSTESCGCAAGNKSNNYENVEPVIDTQPEAKQANYVNIDFTQSLEHYENSKDVLTKSSISQEEIEKFADQLKEPAPEAPSDNTSKVCEKCGHAKEKENDYLIMDPDKQTPKKPFPAYLPMQPAHNACSKEILSRLCSGIKSSSNPTLSGSTLLEVNKKRSDSEYRVPGSAMLSSPYLRRRYLDVGNVAEAGGSIGILLRKRSYSAESAHYLDDESNTFPSTLTIHKCSSEADKNSLITGEPQCVNSESKISGNHESGQTLTAASQPSFIKIRRSSSVPSKTGHNRDSSSSNDSGVSTGSLSHRTAEFVEFELSLAAPVASTVKQNMLSVCRKSPPPTCYHSSLPRKSKSSDPLREISFQFQKIKIPTKSSSAEADIPTCLPKTTKGFNSPGEVSNAPYIDSRSTSSGTSDMSDYIETLSLSSHSSSDTPDSLRLGGRTVATTLRPRSGKEYYKIDRSILVEQGRILTTASANYANITPVLEKSESPSPGYMSSSPFEQPQPTREHFLFPEEA